In Dolichospermum flos-aquae CCAP 1403/13F, the following proteins share a genomic window:
- a CDS encoding translocation/assembly module TamB domain-containing protein: MSNSPSQNSHPADSGLRLLWLMMLNRSCLGVGALLLIGIIFSIWRLQNFVYQELVPLATQSLTTTLNRPVKLGAIESFSLTGVQFAASEIPATATDPDRANIKAVDVGFDIWKLVINRNLRLDVTLINPDVYVQQDPQARWLTTTITPGTGKGLIKTDLDKLRFRDANLVLVPREMGGDFSLQVPVKFSGINGTAQLLNQNKLIKLDLAAKAVSGGDISIVGDLIPQKVLAGDFRVRGQNLLSADITRLVTLPLTLQSGRVNGDLRIKITPKQKTLLYGNAMMEGVTLQIAKIPELFNHSQGNLIFDGLVIKLDHIVTNYGQIPFTTSGTIDQQAGFNLKARVNAVSLANAQATLKVKLPFPVSGIAQADLQLMGATTKPVLSGNVRTLKTARIDQVDFGKVSSKFELISSKSLLRITDIQGKTTYGGEVKGGGIIKLGKVSALNFQLRADNIPGDAIAQVYNIKTGFPIGMITATAEIKGVADNTHTFVKWQAPQAQYPVTGTSIINPDRTVSFRDVVATVGGGVVNGSGIYSHDSKRWQASAQSSKIKLTSFVDQKQQENISLAGVEFNGNLQLSGNSSPFQIETIIPKNANINIAGGTVNISQIKLQDQNFTTLLVGKDLRLGTILKQANPILNNLLAGNFTIVGNRENFNLKTFAGTGEGFLSVGGGRIKAANIQVAEGRYQAKIQAENVPLTKLASVPPQFQGNIAGQLQVTGSVESFQPETIQGEGKGSLKLPSGTVTASSIQLSNGNYQALLATSGLQLNPFNQQLKGQLGGKLQISGNVTASKLADVAAVGQVRFSQGLRGFDSPIQADIGWNGEKLTVDSFNNANFQAKGYLLANAKKAGIPEITQLNFNVQAKNYSLQRLPVQLPDTADIAGNLDFSGQVTGKPTAPNITGKLGLRNFKVQEFAFEPLLTGNVNSGSGQGLSLDVAGVKERIAINLDGNNRPKSFLVQWQQALLSGAATGSDWGVNVANFPLKALNIPVPANTPLSPGGVRGLLTANLQINSQTLATAGNIAIEKPELGRIKGDRFMTQLRYDNNTFVLSDSELRKGESRYSFDANIKPWAKKPQLRAKINIEKGKIQDFLNAAQIFDVEDFQRGLKAPTYGKSADLTTNSQGLPLESLLTQIQRLSEVDALLTTQQQQRSTAKPIPDLRDLKGILNGNIFINTATTDEPRIKFNLQGENFTWGKSTEPSRFYRAEQVIAKGSFEEGILRFRRLRIQSQQKIIAFTGNIGGQAQSGQLKIENFPIQRLNNLVKLPLGIGGKLNITAAIAGSIINPQARGELNITEGTIDQKSVESANTSFSYADGRLNFGSQVTGVGVGTEPANINGSIPYTLPFASEKSNSNQITLDINVKNEGLTILNLFTNEISFEKGQGELDLKVRGTRQQPFVKGTASLDNATFRSPTLPGKLTNVNGKAIFDLTRVFIKSLEGKFSDGNIQAAGELPIFNSRDTKIDVPLIVTLKQLVLNLKGLYQGGANGNLEITGSVLKPIIGGNIELFDGQVLLTESPDENSAANKIGNQNKPDPENKITRLNNLGLKLGRNIQIVKSPVFKFQASGDLTVNGSLVEPIPEGTIKLNKGAVNLFTTQLNLAKGHEHTATFSPRQPRDPNLDIRLFAKILDVTQNSDISRQGSTGLAGLETVRVEASINGLASQINDNLQLKSNPSRSETQIVTLLGGGLIDNQGRSDSNLGLINIASSAVFSNFQGAFNEIGDAFGLSELRIFPTIVSERPAAGKNNSSLELALEAGIDISPKFSLSTIKILTANDPLQWGINYRINNQFRLRSSTNLTDDTRAVIEFERKF, translated from the coding sequence ATGTCTAACTCTCCTAGTCAAAATTCTCACCCCGCTGATTCTGGGCTTAGGCTTTTATGGTTAATGATGTTGAACCGTAGTTGTTTAGGTGTAGGTGCTTTGCTATTGATAGGAATTATTTTCAGTATTTGGCGATTGCAGAATTTTGTTTACCAGGAACTAGTACCATTAGCTACCCAAAGTCTGACTACTACTCTCAACCGTCCGGTAAAACTGGGAGCAATTGAGTCCTTTTCCCTGACTGGCGTTCAGTTTGCCGCTTCTGAGATTCCCGCTACAGCTACAGATCCAGATAGGGCAAATATCAAAGCAGTAGATGTAGGTTTTGATATTTGGAAGTTAGTTATTAACCGCAATCTCCGATTGGATGTAACTTTAATTAATCCAGATGTTTATGTTCAACAAGATCCCCAAGCCCGCTGGTTAACGACTACTATCACCCCAGGTACTGGTAAGGGATTGATTAAAACTGATTTGGATAAGTTACGGTTTCGGGATGCAAATTTGGTATTAGTACCGAGAGAAATGGGGGGAGATTTTTCTTTACAAGTTCCTGTAAAATTTTCTGGGATTAATGGAACTGCTCAACTCTTAAATCAAAATAAACTAATTAAATTAGACTTGGCTGCTAAGGCAGTAAGTGGGGGTGATATTTCCATTGTCGGAGATTTAATTCCTCAGAAAGTTTTAGCAGGGGATTTTCGAGTGCGAGGGCAAAATCTCCTGTCCGCAGATATTACTCGGCTTGTAACTTTACCACTGACTTTACAAAGTGGGAGAGTAAATGGTGATTTGCGAATTAAGATAACACCAAAGCAGAAAACCTTACTCTATGGCAATGCTATGATGGAAGGGGTAACACTACAAATCGCAAAAATCCCCGAATTATTCAATCATAGTCAGGGAAATCTCATTTTTGATGGACTGGTAATTAAATTAGATCATATAGTCACAAACTACGGACAAATCCCGTTCACAACATCGGGGACTATTGATCAACAAGCAGGGTTTAATTTAAAAGCACGTGTGAATGCGGTAAGTTTGGCCAATGCTCAAGCAACTTTAAAGGTAAAGTTACCATTTCCTGTGAGTGGTATAGCTCAAGCCGATTTGCAGCTAATGGGAGCAACTACTAAACCAGTGCTATCTGGTAATGTGAGGACGTTGAAAACTGCCCGAATTGATCAAGTTGATTTTGGGAAAGTTAGTAGTAAATTTGAGCTTATTAGTAGTAAATCTCTCCTGAGAATTACGGATATTCAAGGCAAAACTACCTATGGGGGTGAGGTTAAAGGCGGGGGAATTATTAAACTTGGTAAAGTATCTGCACTGAATTTTCAACTCCGAGCGGACAATATTCCAGGGGATGCGATCGCTCAAGTATATAATATCAAAACAGGATTCCCCATTGGCATGATCACAGCCACCGCAGAAATAAAAGGTGTAGCTGATAATACCCACACTTTCGTTAAATGGCAAGCTCCTCAAGCCCAATATCCAGTAACAGGGACAAGTATTATTAATCCTGACCGCACAGTTTCTTTTCGTGATGTAGTTGCAACTGTTGGTGGAGGTGTAGTGAATGGTAGTGGTATTTATAGTCATGATAGCAAGCGTTGGCAGGCTTCGGCTCAATCTAGCAAGATTAAATTAACATCTTTTGTTGACCAAAAACAGCAGGAAAATATTTCTCTAGCTGGGGTAGAATTTAACGGTAATTTGCAATTATCAGGAAATTCTTCACCATTTCAAATAGAGACGATTATTCCTAAAAATGCCAATATCAACATTGCTGGTGGCACAGTTAATATTTCGCAAATTAAGTTACAAGACCAAAATTTTACAACTTTATTAGTTGGGAAAGATTTACGTTTAGGAACAATTTTAAAACAGGCTAACCCAATTTTAAATAATCTCCTCGCAGGTAATTTCACTATTGTCGGTAATAGGGAAAATTTTAACCTCAAAACCTTTGCTGGAACAGGTGAAGGATTCCTCTCTGTTGGTGGAGGGAGAATTAAAGCTGCTAATATTCAAGTTGCAGAAGGTCGCTATCAGGCGAAAATTCAAGCGGAAAATGTCCCCCTGACAAAGTTAGCATCTGTACCACCACAATTCCAAGGAAATATAGCCGGTCAGTTGCAAGTAACTGGTTCGGTCGAGTCGTTCCAACCAGAAACTATTCAAGGGGAGGGAAAAGGCAGCTTGAAATTACCAAGTGGTACAGTTACAGCCTCTTCTATTCAACTTAGTAATGGTAATTATCAAGCATTGTTGGCTACTTCAGGTTTACAATTAAACCCTTTCAATCAGCAGTTAAAAGGACAGTTGGGAGGAAAGTTGCAAATATCGGGAAATGTGACTGCTTCTAAATTAGCAGATGTGGCTGCTGTTGGTCAGGTGCGCTTTAGTCAAGGTTTACGAGGTTTTGATTCACCTATTCAAGCTGATATCGGGTGGAATGGAGAAAAGCTAACTGTTGATAGTTTTAATAATGCTAACTTTCAAGCTAAGGGTTATTTATTAGCTAATGCTAAGAAAGCAGGTATCCCAGAAATTACGCAATTAAATTTTAATGTTCAGGCGAAAAATTATAGTTTGCAACGGTTGCCAGTGCAACTACCTGATACTGCGGATATTGCTGGCAACTTAGATTTTAGCGGACAAGTGACAGGAAAACCTACTGCACCAAATATTACAGGTAAATTGGGGTTACGGAATTTCAAAGTTCAGGAATTTGCTTTTGAACCATTATTGACTGGTAATGTGAATTCTGGATCAGGACAGGGGTTAAGTTTAGATGTTGCAGGTGTAAAGGAACGGATAGCAATTAATTTAGATGGTAACAATCGCCCCAAATCGTTTTTAGTTCAGTGGCAACAAGCATTGCTATCAGGTGCAGCAACGGGATCTGACTGGGGTGTGAATGTGGCTAATTTCCCATTGAAAGCTTTAAATATACCTGTACCAGCGAATACTCCTTTAAGTCCGGGAGGAGTGAGAGGATTATTAACAGCAAATTTGCAAATTAATTCGCAGACATTAGCCACAGCAGGAAATATAGCCATTGAAAAACCCGAACTTGGCCGAATTAAAGGCGATCGCTTTATGACCCAACTGCGCTATGATAACAATACATTCGTCCTTAGTGATAGCGAACTTCGCAAAGGTGAAAGCAGATATAGCTTTGATGCCAATATCAAACCGTGGGCGAAAAAACCGCAACTGCGAGCAAAAATCAACATTGAAAAAGGCAAAATTCAAGACTTTTTGAATGCGGCTCAAATCTTTGACGTAGAAGACTTCCAACGTGGTTTAAAAGCACCGACTTACGGCAAGTCTGCGGACTTAACCACCAACTCCCAAGGATTACCTTTAGAGTCTCTATTGACCCAAATCCAACGGTTATCAGAAGTTGATGCCCTACTAACTACCCAACAACAACAACGGTCTACGGCTAAACCTATCCCAGATTTAAGAGACTTAAAGGGGATTTTGAATGGGAATATTTTTATTAATACTGCCACAACGGACGAACCCAGGATAAAATTTAACCTCCAAGGAGAAAACTTCACCTGGGGTAAATCAACAGAACCAAGCCGCTTTTATCGTGCGGAACAAGTCATAGCTAAAGGTAGTTTTGAAGAGGGAATTTTGCGTTTCCGACGTTTACGAATTCAATCTCAGCAAAAAATAATTGCCTTTACAGGTAACATTGGTGGTCAGGCGCAATCAGGTCAATTGAAAATCGAAAACTTTCCCATTCAGCGACTAAATAATTTGGTGAAACTGCCACTGGGAATTGGCGGTAAGCTGAATATTACCGCAGCAATAGCTGGGAGTATTATCAATCCTCAAGCTAGAGGAGAATTAAACATTACAGAAGGAACAATTGATCAGAAATCAGTGGAATCAGCTAATACTAGTTTCAGTTATGCTGACGGACGTTTAAACTTTGGTAGTCAGGTAACGGGAGTGGGAGTAGGGACTGAACCTGCAAATATTAATGGTAGTATTCCCTATACTTTGCCCTTTGCTTCTGAAAAATCAAACAGTAATCAAATTACCTTAGATATCAATGTCAAAAATGAAGGTTTAACAATTCTCAATCTGTTTACTAATGAGATATCTTTTGAAAAAGGACAAGGGGAATTAGATTTAAAAGTTCGGGGAACTCGACAACAACCTTTCGTTAAAGGAACTGCTTCTCTCGATAATGCTACTTTTAGATCCCCAACCTTACCAGGAAAGTTAACCAATGTGAATGGTAAAGCAATTTTTGATTTAACCCGTGTGTTTATAAAAAGTCTCGAAGGTAAATTTAGTGATGGTAATATTCAAGCTGCTGGAGAATTGCCAATTTTTAATAGTCGAGATACCAAAATAGATGTGCCGCTAATTGTGACTTTAAAACAATTAGTTTTAAATCTCAAGGGGTTATATCAAGGAGGTGCTAATGGTAATTTAGAAATTACTGGTTCTGTGCTGAAACCAATAATTGGCGGTAATATAGAATTATTTGATGGTCAAGTGTTGTTAACAGAATCTCCAGATGAGAATTCAGCAGCTAATAAAATTGGCAACCAAAACAAACCAGATCCAGAAAATAAAATTACTAGGTTAAATAATTTAGGATTAAAATTAGGTAGAAATATCCAAATTGTCAAATCACCAGTTTTTAAATTCCAAGCTTCTGGAGATCTAACTGTTAACGGTTCTTTAGTTGAACCGATACCAGAAGGAACTATTAAGTTAAATAAAGGTGCAGTAAATTTGTTTACTACCCAATTAAATTTAGCAAAAGGTCATGAACACACTGCTACTTTTAGCCCTCGTCAACCCCGTGATCCTAATTTGGATATTCGGCTATTTGCGAAGATTCTAGATGTAACTCAAAATAGTGATATTAGCAGACAAGGTTCTACAGGTTTAGCCGGGTTGGAAACAGTTCGAGTTGAAGCCAGTATTAATGGTTTAGCTAGTCAAATTAATGATAACTTACAACTAAAAAGTAATCCTTCTCGTTCAGAAACACAAATTGTCACTTTGTTAGGAGGTGGACTTATTGACAATCAAGGACGTAGTGACAGTAATCTGGGTTTAATTAATATTGCTAGTTCGGCTGTTTTCAGTAATTTCCAAGGTGCATTTAATGAAATTGGTGATGCTTTTGGTTTAAGTGAATTGCGGATATTTCCGACTATTGTTTCGGAAAGACCAGCAGCGGGAAAAAATAACTCATCTTTAGAATTAGCTTTAGAAGCCGGAATTGATATTTCTCCGAAATTTTCCCTTTCTACTATTAAGATCTTAACAGCAAATGATCCTTTGCAATGGGGGATTAATTACCGGATAAATAATCAATTTCGTCTTCGTTCTTCCACTAATTTAACTGATGATACCCGGGCTGTAATTGAGTTTGAACGGAAGTTTTAA